From Gloeocapsopsis sp. IPPAS B-1203, one genomic window encodes:
- a CDS encoding ParA family protein, producing the protein MPAKIIVVSNGKGGVGKTTTAMGLSAIFSERYEVLTVDADSQGSCSWWATRGKMPFDVAQETDPTLLKRLRKVEGYDFVIVDTAPALRSEALKAVIAIADYMVLPTPCAPMDLSALIEVVKASVKPAEIPHRVLLTKVDVRSTGEALEAQNTLTKLGIPVCKTFIRIYKAHERAALEGVPITQLKGKNAREAAADYRRVAEEIQRDWRQ; encoded by the coding sequence ATGCCCGCAAAGATCATCGTTGTATCAAATGGAAAAGGTGGAGTAGGAAAAACAACAACAGCAATGGGGTTATCTGCTATTTTTTCCGAGCGATACGAAGTTTTAACTGTAGATGCAGATAGTCAAGGGAGTTGTTCTTGGTGGGCGACACGCGGTAAGATGCCCTTTGATGTTGCTCAAGAAACAGACCCTACGCTACTGAAGCGTTTGCGAAAAGTTGAAGGGTATGATTTTGTCATAGTAGACACAGCGCCAGCATTGCGATCGGAAGCATTAAAAGCAGTCATTGCGATCGCGGATTATATGGTCTTGCCAACACCTTGCGCTCCGATGGATTTATCTGCATTGATTGAAGTTGTTAAAGCATCGGTAAAGCCTGCAGAAATTCCTCATCGCGTGTTGTTAACTAAAGTTGATGTTAGAAGTACAGGAGAAGCTTTAGAAGCACAAAATACACTTACAAAATTAGGTATTCCGGTTTGTAAAACATTTATCCGAATTTACAAAGCGCATGAAAGAGCCGCCCTTGAAGGAGTACCAATTACTCAGTTAAAAGGAAAAAACGCTCGCGAAGCAGCAGCAGATTACCGCCGAGTAGCAGAAGAAATACAGCGCGATTGGAGGCAATAA
- the glsA gene encoding glutaminase A encodes MSDELERDRPSSHSHSFQQYLEDLYLKYKHLREGAVASYIPELAKVDPDLFSICVITVDGQVYQVGDYNHLFTIQSISKVFVYGMALEEHGRDYVLTKVGVEPTGEAFNSIILDERSKRPYNPMVNAGAIATTSLIKGSGPTERLNRMLEMFQRYIGHEIFVDISVFMSERTTGHRNRGMAHLMLNFGMIDEHIDEALDLYFQQCSVMVNCHDLALMAATIANNGVNPITGERAVDAQYVRDILSVMYTCGMYNFAGEWVYKVGLPAKSGVSGGIIVIVPNQIGIAVFSPLLDTNGNSIRAIKVCEDISQEFGLHLFDSLRGCTKFLDIIAQGVK; translated from the coding sequence ATGTCAGACGAGCTAGAACGCGATCGCCCTTCCTCTCACTCCCACTCTTTTCAACAATACCTAGAAGACTTGTACCTCAAATACAAACATCTGCGTGAGGGTGCAGTTGCCAGTTACATTCCAGAACTTGCCAAAGTAGATCCTGATTTGTTCAGCATTTGTGTCATCACAGTCGATGGTCAAGTCTATCAAGTCGGAGACTACAATCACCTATTTACAATTCAATCAATTTCTAAAGTCTTTGTCTATGGTATGGCGCTAGAAGAACACGGACGCGATTATGTTCTAACTAAAGTCGGGGTGGAACCTACTGGAGAGGCGTTTAATTCGATTATTCTTGATGAACGCTCAAAACGACCATATAACCCAATGGTGAATGCTGGTGCGATCGCAACAACCAGTCTAATTAAAGGTTCAGGACCAACCGAACGCCTCAATCGCATGCTAGAGATGTTTCAGCGCTACATCGGTCATGAAATCTTTGTCGATATCTCAGTTTTTATGTCGGAACGTACCACCGGACACCGTAACCGAGGGATGGCACACTTGATGCTTAATTTTGGCATGATTGACGAACATATCGATGAAGCACTCGATCTTTATTTTCAGCAGTGTTCAGTTATGGTAAATTGCCACGACTTAGCACTCATGGCAGCAACAATTGCAAATAATGGTGTGAATCCGATAACTGGAGAACGGGCAGTTGATGCACAATATGTCAGAGATATCTTGAGTGTGATGTATACCTGTGGGATGTACAATTTTGCTGGTGAATGGGTGTATAAAGTTGGTCTACCAGCAAAAAGTGGCGTCAGTGGAGGAATTATTGTTATTGTACCTAACCAGATTGGCATTGCTGTGTTTTCGCCGTTGTTAGATACTAACGGTAACAGTATTCGAGCAATCAAGGTTTGCGAAGATATTTCTCAAGAGTTTGGCTTACATTTGTTTGATTCTTTGCGGGGCTGTACTAAATTTCTTGATATCATTGCGCAGGGCGTGAAGTAA
- a CDS encoding VWA domain-containing protein, whose translation MQDRDYTLIVDKSGSMSTPDQTGGKSRWEIAQESTLALARKCEQLDPDGITVYVFSGRFKRYDDVTSSKVAQVFQENDPVGTTNLAIVLQDAIKNYFQRKAAGKTKPQGETILVVTDGEPDDRRAVFEVIINATQQMERDEELAISFIQVGSDPQAKKFLKAIDDQLQGVGAKFDICDTVTLDDLEEMSLSEVLLNAIHD comes from the coding sequence GTGCAAGACCGTGACTACACCTTGATCGTCGATAAAAGTGGTAGTATGTCCACACCAGATCAAACAGGTGGTAAAAGTCGATGGGAAATTGCCCAAGAGTCTACTTTAGCCTTGGCGCGAAAATGCGAACAGTTAGATCCTGACGGCATTACTGTTTATGTCTTCTCTGGCAGATTTAAACGCTACGATGATGTCACTTCAAGTAAAGTTGCCCAAGTCTTTCAAGAAAATGATCCTGTAGGAACAACTAATTTAGCTATTGTCTTACAAGATGCCATAAAAAACTACTTTCAACGCAAAGCTGCTGGCAAAACTAAACCTCAAGGTGAAACGATTTTAGTTGTTACTGATGGCGAACCTGACGATCGCCGTGCTGTATTTGAAGTCATCATCAACGCAACTCAACAAATGGAACGCGATGAAGAGTTAGCAATTTCGTTTATTCAAGTAGGTTCAGATCCGCAAGCAAAGAAATTTCTCAAAGCAATTGACGATCAACTACAAGGAGTTGGGGCAAAGTTTGATATTTGCGACACAGTGACGCTTGATGACTTAGAAGAGATGAGTTTATCAGAAGTCTTACTCAATGCGATTCACGATTAA